From Bacteroides uniformis:
CGGCACAGGCAAAGGCGAGTCCCCGTTTGCGGATGAACTACAATCTGCATGACAGTCTTGAGGCAAAGGCGCAGAGACTGATGAACGCTATGGAACCCGGAACCGATTTGCCGATTCACCGCCATACCCATACTGCAGAAACGTATTTCGTTCTACGCGGTAGAATCAACGTGCTGTTTTACGGTGAAGATGGTCAGTTGGAAGAAAGCCGTGAACTTGACCCCTTGAAAGGATGTTACGGCGTTCAGATTCCTATCGGTCAATGGCATACGATTGAGGTCCTTGAAAGCGGAACGGTAATCTTTGAAGTTAAGGATGGACCGTACACACCACTTACTCCTAAAAATACAATGACAAAATAAAATATTATGGAATTAAAAACTGACTATTCAGATATAAAATTTGCGGAAAACGGCAAGTTGAAACTTTTGATAATTGTAGGAACAAGACCTGAAATTATCCGCCTTGCAGCCGTTATCAGTAAGTGCCGCATCTATTTCGACACAATCCTTGCTCATACAGGCCAGAACTATGACTATAACTTGAACGGCATCTTTTTCAAAGACCTGAAGTTGAAAGAACCAGAAGTGTATATGGATGCCGTTGGCGATGACCTCGGTTCAACAATGGGAAATATCATAAGTGCTTCCTATAAACTCATGTCGCAGGTAAAGCCCGATGCTGTACTTGTTCTTGGCGATACAAACTCATGCCTGTCAGTTATCGGAGCAAAGCGTCTGCACATACCTATCTTCCACATGGAAGCAGGTAATAGATGCAAGGATGAGAACCTTCCGGAAGAGACAAACCGCCGTATCGTCGATATCATCAGTGACGTCAACCTTGCCTATAGCGAGCATGCTCGCCGCTATCTTGCAGAATGCGGATTGCCGAAGGAGAGGACATACGTTACCGGTTCACCAATGGCGGAAGTCCTTCATAATAATCTTGAAGAGATTGAGGCAAGCGACATTCATAACCGTCTCGGCCTTGAAAAGGGCAAATATATCCTTCTTAGCGCCCACCGTGAGGAGAATATCGACTCAGAAAAGAACTTCACTTCATTGTTCCGGGCAATCAATGCGATGGCAGAGAAGTACGATATGCCGGTGCTTTATAGTTGCCACCCAAGAAGCCGCAAACGCCTTGCCGCAAACGGATTCCAATTAGACAAAAGAGTAATTCAGCACGAGCCTCTCGGATTTCATGATTATAACTGTCTCCAGATGAACGCATTTGCCGTTGTCAGCGACAGTGGAACATTGCCAGAGGAGAGTTCATTCTTCACATCAGTAGGCCATTCGTTCCCGGCAATCTGCATCCGCACGAGCACAGAGCGTCCGGAAGCCCTCGACAAGGCATGCTTCATATTGGCAGGCATTGACGAAAAATCATTGCTTCAGGCGGTTGATACAGCCGTAGAGATGAACAAGAATCAAGATAACGGCATTCCAGTGCCAAACTATGTTGATGAGAACGTATCAACAAAGACCGTTAAACTCATCCAAAGTTACACCGGCGTTGTCAATAAAATGATATGGAGAAAATAATTAAGAATTTTACCTAAATCATCAATAAATAATGAAAGTTCTTTATTCTCA
This genomic window contains:
- the wecB gene encoding non-hydrolyzing UDP-N-acetylglucosamine 2-epimerase, with translation MELKTDYSDIKFAENGKLKLLIIVGTRPEIIRLAAVISKCRIYFDTILAHTGQNYDYNLNGIFFKDLKLKEPEVYMDAVGDDLGSTMGNIISASYKLMSQVKPDAVLVLGDTNSCLSVIGAKRLHIPIFHMEAGNRCKDENLPEETNRRIVDIISDVNLAYSEHARRYLAECGLPKERTYVTGSPMAEVLHNNLEEIEASDIHNRLGLEKGKYILLSAHREENIDSEKNFTSLFRAINAMAEKYDMPVLYSCHPRSRKRLAANGFQLDKRVIQHEPLGFHDYNCLQMNAFAVVSDSGTLPEESSFFTSVGHSFPAICIRTSTERPEALDKACFILAGIDEKSLLQAVDTAVEMNKNQDNGIPVPNYVDENVSTKTVKLIQSYTGVVNKMIWRK
- a CDS encoding WbuC family cupin fold metalloprotein — translated: MLVIDKELLDGVTAQAKASPRLRMNYNLHDSLEAKAQRLMNAMEPGTDLPIHRHTHTAETYFVLRGRINVLFYGEDGQLEESRELDPLKGCYGVQIPIGQWHTIEVLESGTVIFEVKDGPYTPLTPKNTMTK